GGGGACGAAAAAGCCGCCATCCACGCGGTCATCTATATACCGGAATAACCAGGGGGAAATTATGGCAACAGAGTCAGGATTGCGGGAGATTACCCTGGGGGATCTGCTGGACGAGACCGTGGCAAAATACGGGGATCACGATGCCCTGGTATATGTGGACAGAGATTTTCGTCTCACCTACAGGCAGTTCGGGGACCTGGTGGATGAGCTGGCCAAAGGGCTCATGGCCCTGGGGGTTACAAAAGGGGAAAAAGTGGCCGTGTGGGCCACCAACATTCCCTTCTGGGTGACCCTGCAGTTTGCCACGGCCAAAATCGGGGCCATTCTTCTCACGGTGAACACCAATTACAAAAGCGCGGAACTGGCATATCTGCTCCAGCAGTCGGAAACGGAAAACCTGTTCATCATCGACGGGTTCCAGGACACGGATTACATCAATACCGTGTATGAGCTGGTGCCGGAGCTCAAAACCTGCCAGCGGGGCCGCCTGACAAGCAAAGAATTCCCCTGCCTCAAGCGGGTAGGGTTTCTGGGCCAGGAAAAGCACCGGGGCATGTACACCATTCCCGAGATCCGGGCCCTGGCCGTGATGGTGTCAGACGATGCGTATGCCCAACGGCAAAAATCCCTGTCCCCCCATGATGTGGTGAACATGCAGTACACCTCGGGCACCACGGGGTTTCCCAAGGGCGTGATGCTCACCCATTACAATATCGGCAACAACGGATACTGGATCGGGAAAAACCAGAAATTCACACAAAACGACCGGGTCTGCCTGCCCGTGCCCCTGTTCCACTGTTTCGGGTGTGTGCTCGGGGTCCTTGCCGCCGTGAATCATGGCACCTGCATGGTGATCCTGGAAGGATTCGATCCCGTGATGGTCATGTCGTCCGTGGAAAAAGAAAAATGCACGGCCCTGTACGGGGTCCCCACCATGTTCATTGCGCTGCTGGACCATCCCCTGTTTGACAAGTTTGATTTCTCCTCTTTGCGCACCGGGATCATGGCCGGGTCCAACTGCCCCGTGCATGTGATGGAACAGGTCATCGACCGGATGCACATGACGGATGTCACCATCTGCTACGGGCTCACGGAAGCCAGCCCCGTGGTGACATACACCCGCATCGACGACGATATCCGGCTTCGGGTGGAAACCGTGGGCCGTGCCCTGCCCCACATCGAGGTCAGGATCACGGACCCGGAAACAGGCCAGCCCCTGGCGCCGGGACAACAGGGAGAGATCTGCTGCAAAGGCTACAATATCATGAAAGGGTATTACAACAATCCGGAAGCCACAAAAAAAGCCATTGATGACGAAGGCTGGCTCCACACCGGGGATTTAGGGGTTCTGGATGAACAGGGCAACCTGTCCATCACGGGCCGGCACAAAGACATGATCATCCGGGGCGGAGAAAACATCTATCCCAGAGAAATCGAAGAGTTTCTCATCCGCATGGACGGGATCAGAGATATTCAGGTGGCGGCCGTTCCCAGTGAAAAATACGGGGAAGAGGTGGGCGCATTTATTATTTTAAAGGACGGGGCAGATCTTGAGCCCAGTGATGTGACCGATTTCTGCAGAGGCAAAATCAGCCGGTACAAAATTCCCCGGTATGTGCATTTTGTGACGGATTATCCCATGACCGCATCCGGCAAGATCCAGAAATACAAACTCACGGAAATGTCCGAGCAGATCTGGCCGGAACGGCGGTAACATCATGACGGAAACAGGGTGTCGCTTTTGGCAACATTCGCCAGGCGGCCCTATCCATGATCCATTTGAATGGATATCCTCAAAAAATCCGGCCGCCGTGTCGTAAAAAGCAACATCGCCATGTGATCCTCCCATGACCGGCGGCCGGTTTTTTTCTGTCTGTATGAAAAAAACTCCTTTTATTTCAATAACATAGCATTCAATCTGTCTGCTTTTTTTCTCTGGCACCTGGTTTGCAAAAAGAATAACCAAACGCAGGGGATCAAGCCCTGCAAAGGAGGTGTATCATGAGATCCCGGAAACAGGACCATGAGGTAAAAGGGTTCCAGGTCGTTGAAAACGCGTGTATCTGGATGAAAGCAGGCATTGTGCCGTTTAAAATGTGCGACAATGTGTATGACTGCCGGACCTGTCCGTTTGACAAGGCCATGCAGCAAAAAATGACGGCCATCCGGCATCTGGAATCCCGGGGTGATGGCACCGCCCTAGCGGAAAAATTACGAACCATTTACAAATGGCATCCCCGCCCCTGCCGGCATGTGCTCACAGGCCGCGTGGATGGCCCCAGAACCTGTGTGCTGAACTATGAATGCTATCACTGTGACTATGACCAGATGCTGGATGAGGAAGACCTGAACGGGTTCAGCAGAAAACCGGCGTTTTCACTGGCGGCCGGGTACCGCCTGGCCCGGGGTTATTACTATCACAAGGGACATACCTGGGCACGATTCGGCCATGGCGGACGGGTGACGGTCGGGTTTGATGAATTTCTGGTCAAACTGTTCGGCATCCCTTCAACCATTTCGATTCCGCCCATTGGCACGGGGGTGAAAAAAGATCATGCCGCCGTGGCATTTTCCCGCCGGGACAAGTCAGCCACGGCCCTGTCTCCGGTCACAGGAACGGTGCTGGCCGTCAACACCAAAGCCCAGGCCCATCCGGAAATCGTTCATCAGGACCCCTACCATGACGGGTGGCTGTGTATCCTTGAGCCGAATATGCCCAAACGAAACCACAAGGGCCTTTTTTATGAAAAAGAAAGCCTGGAATGGACCGACCGGGAAAGCCAGCGGCTGTTATCTTTGATCGGGCCGGAATACATGGATCTGGCTGCCACGGGCGGAGAACCCATTGATGATGTATACGGCAGTTTCCCGGAAATCGGATGGGAGACTCTTGCAGAAAAATTTCTGGGAACCTGAAACCCATGAGGAAAATCAGCTCACGGGGTCAGGCGCCTTTCGCAGTCCGGGCAAAGATAAAAAGGGATCTGGTCCAGATCCGTGATGGCACCGGAAAAATGCATGATGCATTGGGTTTCATGGCAGTGGAACAGACTGAACAGGTGCCCGAGTTCGTGGAGTGCGACTTTTGCCGTCCGTTCGTAAAACAAAGACGGCGGCGGCAACGATCCGTCGGCGTTCCTGTTCAGCCTGAACAGCGAAATCATGGAAAGATCACCTCCCTGGACGGCGTACCCATATGCATAGTTGAAAATGGGAATAAAAATATCCAGGGATGTGATCCCCACAATTTTAGAACACGCCGGGAAATTCCATGCCCCCAGCTGTTCGATGATGATACCGGCATCATACTGGTTCCGCCGGTCATCAAACGCGGATTCAGGCACGGGCCGTTTGGGCAGAACAACGGCCGGACACCTGTAACAGGCCGTAATGTTGGCTGCAATCACCTTGAGTACGAGTGCCGGGACCTCTCCCACCGGCACCACCCCGATCTGCTGTGTCATCGGTCTTTTTTCAACTGATCCCGTTTAATGATTTTATGAAGTGTGGCCCGGTTGATCCCTAAAATTTCAGCTGACCGGGTAATGTGCCAGTCCTGTTCATCCAGTATCCGGAGAATATGTTCCTTCTGGACGGCTTTCAATGTCTGAGCCCTGGGCCCGGCGGTCCGGGCCGGCTGCAGAAATGAAAAATCCCCGGCCGTCAGGGTCCGGGATTTGCTTAGCACCACGGCCCGTTCAACGGCATTTTCCAGTTCCCTGACATTGCCGGGCCAGTCGTATGACGTCAACAGCCTGACGGCATCCTGTGTGATCCGGTCCACGGTTTTCGTGGTTTCATGGCTGTATTTTTCCATGAAATGCCTGGCCAGCAGCGCAATATCATCTTTGCGCTCCCGCAGGGAAGGCAGCCGGATCTTGATCACGTTGATCCGATAATAAAAATCTTCCCGGAATGCCTCTTTTCGGATACGGTCTTCCAGGTGGTGCCGGGTGGCGGAAACCAGACGGAAATCCACGGCCACGGGTGTTTCGCTTCCCACACTGAACACCTGTTTGTCCTCCAGGACCCGGAGCAGGTCCACCTGCATTTTCGGGCTGATATCACCGATTTCATCCAGAAACAGGGTCCCGCCGGAAACGATTTCCAGAAACCCTTTTCTGGCATGGGTCGCCCCCGTGAACGCCCCTTTTTTATGCCCGAACAATTCACTTTCCATGAGCGTGTCCGGCAATGCACCGCAGTTGATGGCAACAAAGGGCAGCTCGGCCCGAAGGCTTTTGGCATGGATGGCCCGGGCCACCAGTTCCTTGCCCGTCCCCGTTTCTCCGGTAATTAAAACAGAAGCGTCGCTTTGGGCCACTTCCGGGATCATGGCATACAGTTGTTTCATGGGAGATGACTGGCCGATGATGTTGTCAAACCGGGTGATCTGTTCCAGGTGACCTTTGAGGTACTGATACTCCTGGGTGATTTTCTGCTGGCACAGGATCCTTTCCATCACCAGGGACAGCTGGTCCGGCTTGAAAGGTTTGAGCAGATAGTCGCTGGCACCCGTGCGCATGGCTTTGACCGCGCTTTCAATGGAGCCGTAGGCCGTGATGATCACCACCATGATATCCGGGTCATCCTGTTTCACTTTTTCCAGCAGTTCCAGGCCGTCCATCCCCGGCATTTTAATATCCACAAACATCACCTGAAACGGCGTTTGTTCCAGTTTTTTCAGGGCCTCCATGCCTGATGCGGCCGTGTCCACTTCATGGCCGTATTTTTTAAACCAGGTCAACAAAGACTGCCGGACAATCATCTCATCGTCCACGATCATGATGCGAATTTTACTATCCATATCTATCCTCCCCCAGGATCATGGGCAGCCGGAGATATCACGGGAAACGACAATATAAATGCCGCGCCTTTGCCTTCCCGGCTGTCGATTTTTACTGTGCCCTTGTGGGTTTTGACCACCCCGTGCACAATGGACAGTCCAAGTCCTGTGCCCTGGCCCACATCTTTTGTGGTAAAAAATGGATCAAACAGGTTATCCTGTATTTTTTCCGGGATCCCGTAGCCCGTGTCCCGGATTTCCACACATGCCGTGTCTGATTTTGGGTCCAGCCAGGTTCTGACCGCCAGTCGGCCCCCTTCCGGCATGGCTTCACTGGCATTGAAAATCAGGTTTAAAAAACACTGCTGAAGCTGGTTGATATCCCCTTCCAGCATCAGGGGAACCGGGGACAGATCCGTTGTCAAAGTGATATTCCCAAGTTCGAGCTTATGCCGGGTCAGAGTGAGCACGGCATGCAGCACTTCGTTTAAATCAATATGCTGATGCTCAAGTCCGGATTCTCTGGCAAAAAACAGCATCCCGGAAACGATATTTCCGCAGCGCTCCAGTTCCGACGACATGAGTGTCAGGTGGTCTTTGAACTGTGACAGCTGATCATCTTCAGGACGTCCGGCATATAACATATCCAGCATGTAATCACAAAATGTCAAAAGTCCCTGGATGGGGTTGTTGATTTCATGGGCGCAGCTGGCTGCCAGTTTGCCCAGAGAAATCATCCGGTCTTCCTGGACCATTTTCTGGATATCGGATTTGAATTTTTTTTCCCGCTTCTTCCACCGGTCCGAAAACTCCGCCGTAATATCCCGCCAGAACTCGATCACCTGCACGACTTTTCCCTCGTCATTCTTGATGGGATAGGTGTTCAGGCTGCAGTACAACCGGTTTCCGTCCGGCCCGGGATGGTCATGGATCACATAGGCGTTTGTGCCGGATCTCAAGGTTTCCAGCATGGGACAGTTCACGCCGGGAAACACGCTGGAACAAGGCGCGTTGATACCGTGGGAAATTTCATAGCAATAGGCCCCGATCACCTGGTCCTTTGTTTTTTTCACGGTATTGAGATAGGCATCATTCACATCGGCAATGGTAAAATCGGTATT
Above is a window of Desulfotignum balticum DSM 7044 DNA encoding:
- a CDS encoding AMP-binding protein, with product MATESGLREITLGDLLDETVAKYGDHDALVYVDRDFRLTYRQFGDLVDELAKGLMALGVTKGEKVAVWATNIPFWVTLQFATAKIGAILLTVNTNYKSAELAYLLQQSETENLFIIDGFQDTDYINTVYELVPELKTCQRGRLTSKEFPCLKRVGFLGQEKHRGMYTIPEIRALAVMVSDDAYAQRQKSLSPHDVVNMQYTSGTTGFPKGVMLTHYNIGNNGYWIGKNQKFTQNDRVCLPVPLFHCFGCVLGVLAAVNHGTCMVILEGFDPVMVMSSVEKEKCTALYGVPTMFIALLDHPLFDKFDFSSLRTGIMAGSNCPVHVMEQVIDRMHMTDVTICYGLTEASPVVTYTRIDDDIRLRVETVGRALPHIEVRITDPETGQPLAPGQQGEICCKGYNIMKGYYNNPEATKKAIDDEGWLHTGDLGVLDEQGNLSITGRHKDMIIRGGENIYPREIEEFLIRMDGIRDIQVAAVPSEKYGEEVGAFIILKDGADLEPSDVTDFCRGKISRYKIPRYVHFVTDYPMTASGKIQKYKLTEMSEQIWPERR
- a CDS encoding glycine cleavage system protein H; translation: MRSRKQDHEVKGFQVVENACIWMKAGIVPFKMCDNVYDCRTCPFDKAMQQKMTAIRHLESRGDGTALAEKLRTIYKWHPRPCRHVLTGRVDGPRTCVLNYECYHCDYDQMLDEEDLNGFSRKPAFSLAAGYRLARGYYYHKGHTWARFGHGGRVTVGFDEFLVKLFGIPSTISIPPIGTGVKKDHAAVAFSRRDKSATALSPVTGTVLAVNTKAQAHPEIVHQDPYHDGWLCILEPNMPKRNHKGLFYEKESLEWTDRESQRLLSLIGPEYMDLAATGGEPIDDVYGSFPEIGWETLAEKFLGT
- a CDS encoding archaemetzincin family Zn-dependent metalloprotease, with protein sequence MTQQIGVVPVGEVPALVLKVIAANITACYRCPAVVLPKRPVPESAFDDRRNQYDAGIIIEQLGAWNFPACSKIVGITSLDIFIPIFNYAYGYAVQGGDLSMISLFRLNRNADGSLPPPSLFYERTAKVALHELGHLFSLFHCHETQCIMHFSGAITDLDQIPFYLCPDCERRLTP
- a CDS encoding sigma-54-dependent transcriptional regulator, which codes for MDSKIRIMIVDDEMIVRQSLLTWFKKYGHEVDTAASGMEALKKLEQTPFQVMFVDIKMPGMDGLELLEKVKQDDPDIMVVIITAYGSIESAVKAMRTGASDYLLKPFKPDQLSLVMERILCQQKITQEYQYLKGHLEQITRFDNIIGQSSPMKQLYAMIPEVAQSDASVLITGETGTGKELVARAIHAKSLRAELPFVAINCGALPDTLMESELFGHKKGAFTGATHARKGFLEIVSGGTLFLDEIGDISPKMQVDLLRVLEDKQVFSVGSETPVAVDFRLVSATRHHLEDRIRKEAFREDFYYRINVIKIRLPSLRERKDDIALLARHFMEKYSHETTKTVDRITQDAVRLLTSYDWPGNVRELENAVERAVVLSKSRTLTAGDFSFLQPARTAGPRAQTLKAVQKEHILRILDEQDWHITRSAEILGINRATLHKIIKRDQLKKDR
- a CDS encoding PAS domain-containing sensor histidine kinase, producing MKTQTDTPGNHANPAVSLNIAIVGGGRTCRFFLELIKNDPVPFFDIKILGVCDKNDTAEGFELAREMGIYTTDNLYDLLNIQHLDSVLELTGSREVLLEIIRLKPEGVGVLEYNISRILRNLLHTNQQLKSTQKKLVAEKTFSSLLIQQSTAAIVIINTDFTIADVNDAYLNTVKKTKDQVIGAYCYEISHGINAPCSSVFPGVNCPMLETLRSGTNAYVIHDHPGPDGNRLYCSLNTYPIKNDEGKVVQVIEFWRDITAEFSDRWKKREKKFKSDIQKMVQEDRMISLGKLAASCAHEINNPIQGLLTFCDYMLDMLYAGRPEDDQLSQFKDHLTLMSSELERCGNIVSGMLFFARESGLEHQHIDLNEVLHAVLTLTRHKLELGNITLTTDLSPVPLMLEGDINQLQQCFLNLIFNASEAMPEGGRLAVRTWLDPKSDTACVEIRDTGYGIPEKIQDNLFDPFFTTKDVGQGTGLGLSIVHGVVKTHKGTVKIDSREGKGAAFILSFPVISPAAHDPGGG